Below is a window of Syngnathus acus chromosome 8, fSynAcu1.2, whole genome shotgun sequence DNA.
TGACGCCCACCTGGCCTGAATATTGACGGCAGATGAGCAGTAAGAGCCTGTCGGACTTTGGCTGCAAGAGGGATCAAGTATGAGAGAGCGCATGAAAGGGCAAAGGGAGCCGTTGTGACTTTCAGACCTTTTTTGCAGATGGCTCCATACATTTTGGTGCAAGAGCAGTCATCAACTCTTCCTTCTGGCCTCAGAGCTGCACAGTTGTAAGAGTTTGTAGGTCCGTTTGGCACCCATGGGGTGCCAGCCTGCAAACATGACGGAGGTGACTTGACCGCATGAtggctttttctttcctttttttgctcttgtcaatTACAATTCTAATTGCCATCAAACTGCAGCTTTGTCCTTGTTCCAGCAGattttctggaaaaaaattatttctcTTCTCGCAACATGGCCACCATTCTGCTTAAAGTtaagacttttttcttttgttcaagaaaactttttttcttgctaaaatgacactttgtatCTCACTTTTATCTTTTCCATTTCAGGACAACATCTTCATTCTGGACAAATCTTTAGGTCACTCTAAACATTTCACTTACGGTAGATGTTCCGTCAGAATACTCAAACGTGCCGTTCTTCTTCTGGAGTCCCAACCATGTATGATGAGTTACGTTTCTCACGTGAGCTTAAGGAAAGCAGAACAAGCAAAAGTTGCAAAGATGTTGAGGAGCATTGGAGGATAATCGCAGGATTGTCAGTTGGTCTTAGCGCTCACAAGCCAAGAATTTGGCTTGGTCCTCTGAGTGGACGCTGGCCAGGTGACCATTCCATCCCTTGCAGAAGTTCTCGGCGGGCTGCCAAGTCATCATTTTCCCCTCAAAGTGATAGCAAGAGTCATCGTACAGGAAGTCGCCGGGGTCGCAGGAGGAAGCTGGAGCCACAAACAAATTTGCATTGGAAACGGATGACGGGACAAGCGTGGCTGCGACTCACTTTCCACTCGATTGTAACCCAAGTCTTTGGAGGAACACGACCGACTCTCCGGGCAGTCTGCAGAAAGACCACACAATTGAAATGTTCCTTTCGACATCGTAATATCCCAACTCGTGTGGGCTTACCATCCGGCGAGCGCTCGCACATGTACGGCAACGAGGATCCGCACGAGCCATGTCGCCACTTTCCTGGCTGACTGTACGCGCCTTGGTTGATGTACGCGCAGGACTCTACGTCGGAGCTGTCGGGAGAAGTTGTGAAAAGcatctcagtatttttttcttgctttctgatcaaaaaatgacaaaagcttttttttttttccccctcgtcACATGTGCTCTTTCCGATTTTGGAAAGGGGCCCCAAAACCTTGCTTGACAGTAAAACGACATAAAGACGTGCCCTTCATACCTTCCAACCTGACGTGAGTCCCAGTTGGAGTAGTTTGTCGTCACGCTGACATCTGACCAAGTCAGCTTTTTATTCACCGTGTCATACGGACTCCAGAACTCGTATTTCTGCAGAGACCAATCCCGGTTGTCAATCGCGTACCAGTAGAGAATCAACTGCTTGCGCTTCAGTCTtaccagattggagagtccgatccagaagGGGTCGTCACCCGTTTGCATCTTCACAAAGGCTTCCTCATCGGACGAGGCGACCGAgaccaggtcgccgccctcccagacGCACTCATGccgagcccccagccaaccgttgggggtCGCCATCTTCTTGTAACAACTGGAGCCGAAAGGGAGCCAGCCTTCCTCACACACTGAGCCCGGATCAGCTGAGGACACATTTGTGACTTATATGACCTACTGGCATAACTGTCTTGCCAGTAGTATCGggttttctttcaaaagacAGAAAGTTGACCCAAGTTGTGGGTCAGTCCAATCGGTATTTCTTTAAAACGAAATGAGGTTATTTTTGTAACTGGCATTCATTCCAGTTTCTCCATTTGcacatataataatattttcctgtgttattttttcagattttcaaatgcaaataacACACTAAAAAGATCTGTTAATCTCTTTCTAGAAGGGAAGGGGCGCATTTTtacaacaatttgaaataagtCGTTTGTGGTGGCATTTTGCTTGCATCGCCGCTTAAGACAATGTGGCAGGCAGCTTCTGACGCTTTGATTCAAAAGTCACGCGCTTTCAATTTTGGCTCACCACTAGATGACACTAAATTGTACACTTAGCCCACAAACGATAAGAGCAAATACGCCCTCGTGTGGATGATTTCTGTACTGCTGGCTCTGAGAAACTGAGCCCCACATTTATTGATGTGGCTCCTTTGTTAGCGCCTCAGAATGAATAAAACGACCTAGAATCCGGGaattaaaatttgagaaaacacAGCAATGAAATGGGAGAACGTTAAGTCAAGTTGTTCTTGTAAATATCCCTTTAGTTTCCCTCCAAGTATTTCTTCATTCGTTCACCTTCACAACAATTCACTTTGATGTGGCGGCAGTGGCTCAGGTAGTAGAGCTGGTCGATTAGAAACCAATAGGTTGACGGTTCGACCCTATGTAATTCTGattttaaagtgagaattctgACTTGAATGTCTGAATTCTGACTGTAAAGCgagaattcccactttctgactttaaagtcaaagaattctcactttaaagtcagaatcctgtcacccccttttttttcttcaccgaGGCCCTTATCCTCTTCCGTACCAAAAAGCTGACACCCTAGCCACACACCTTGCCTCCAGGTcgccattgtaaatgagaaagtgtTCTAAATTGACTTACCTGGTAAAACTTTGAAtggatacaaataaaaaaataaaaaaagtaatacaATAAAAGCGGCACCCAATGAAAGAACGAGCCTCACGAGCACCTTCGGGTGCGTTCTCATCGTCTCGGAGTCCACTGGGGGCCAGACTCCCCGCGGACAGTGGCGGGCGGGTGCCTGCCACTTGACCTCGCACAGCTTTCAAACAGCAGGCGCGCACACACCGGGCTCGCGCACGCTGTACGTGTGCACGCCGCCGGCGTTTTGATGGGACGTGACGTCATTTGGCCCGTTTGACTACAACCGCtgagcaacaaaaaaattcacaacactttgattttattcggaaaggcaaaacaaagcaagcacTGCGACAGAGTAAAGGGCAGGGTCACGTTTTGGGCACTAACAAACCTGCTAGTTGGGCCAGGATCGAAGCAAAGTGAGGTGACGtaatttttactttgtttgtCGTAATGGATTTGCCGGTAACGTCATTTGCTCGTTAAACAAGAAATAAGATCAAAATCATCCAGCTGACCTTTAATTAGTCATTGGtcacttcatttttattctattataATTTATTCATCATTCCTGACCTGTTCCATTTAAAACAATTCTTTTCACACATTTCTGTGAAAAATATCTATTGACACAACAGTGCCCTAGGGCAAAAAGATGATTTACGACAGCTTCAAAGTCCCAATATACGGAAGAgaattagggccagtgaaggggggggtgacaggattctcagttgtgacaggattctgactttttttttcaactttttttaaagtcagaattcctactttaaagtcagaattctgactttaaagtgggaattctgacgGTCAGGTTGTGATGCTTCATGatagtgaaaaaaaacttggaggagtaaaagaaaaacttaGTGAGTACTTTGTGTTAAAGATGGAGTACGGATGGTTGGACACATGATCTagtgcacaggtgtcaaactcaagggccgggggccagatacggcccgccacatcatttcacgtggcccgcgaagacaaattgtgcatcaaattcgtgtcattactagaattgcaaattgtcttcacttttaatatctgtttttttaatatttgaccagtttttactcgtctaatttgaaaacgagttatttgttagtttgttttgtagcttttactgtatatgaggtgctcatacatttatttgggtcgacagtcataatggccctccgaaagaagctatgactaatATGCGCCCCGTGaaagaaatgagtttgacacccccgATCTAGTGTTTCTTAACGGTGAGCAAGACCAAATAGTTGAGGAttctggtggtggtggcgtgAAATGTGGTTTAGAAGGTTCTGTTGGGTTAGTGGATGTTTCTGGTATTAAGAACCTAAATGGCGGAAAGTGAGCCAGGTGGATCAGCGGATCTCTGCGATATGCACGATCCTGGTGGAGTTTGGGGCCTCGAAGGTGAAGAAGAGCCAGGTGGGCTGGTGGAACCAGAAGATTCAGCGGTAGATGATAACGATACAACTGAgaatgatgaggaggaggacggaGAAGTTGATGAGATCAGAGATGGCGAAGACAGAAACTTCACTTGTTGACCAACAAACTGGAACCAATTCCAAAGCCAGGAGCTGTCGGAATCAAGTCAATCCCAGGAGTGCTTTTTCCAACTGCTTACAGATGTGATCTTCTCTATCAGAGTAATCCGATGTCATTTTGGGacatatattttgtttgagaGATATTTCAATTAGAGTAAGGATACTTTCATGGAGCACCATTCCAAACAAACTAGGAGGGAGAAcccagtgcttttttttttataacatcaCCATCACATtagttattttatatttcacgCAAGTGAAGACGATTTAATTTAGAAGAGAAACATAAATTAGTATACAATGGTACCAGGACTTAGAACTTTTTATGATAATGTGACAAATTTTGGCTTGCAatgtgaagcaaaaaaaataaaattagacCAAGTGATGTCTCGGAACTCCAAAAGCTCAAGTAAAGGCAGTGctgtatttaaaaatcaacattctTGAAGAGTCTGCTGTGAATTGTGataaatatgttttcattttcaaacaaataacaaaagacacttttgaTTCAAGTTCATCAGGTTAATTTGTCCTGTTTGGTGTCCAATCACTTGTCCTTCTTGTACTTCCTCATGTGAGCTGCGATGGTATTGGAGATCTCCacgtttcttttgttttgaccaAAATAGTCCACAAAGAGTCCGTCGGGTCCAACAAGGTACATGATGATGGTGTGGTCCACctgacaaacaacaaacatgaCATACCACCAGATATGGAAAAATGAGGATTTACAAACTCAACAATGCTGAATCGTCTTTCCATGATTGTTGGCGGTGACTCACAATGTAGTCGTTGTCTTCGTCTTTGGGTCCTTGACTGTAGTAAACTCGATAAGCTCTCGACACTTGCTCCACTTCAGCCGTCGTCCCCGTCAGGCCAATCAGCTTCGGCGAAAACTCTAGGAAAAACACAGATCACATGTCTGCTGTGACAGTTGCAGGAGTCGGGGTGGATGCTTTGTCTGCGTGAGCATCTAGCTGTGAGATGTGGCCTACAGCAGCTCCTTGTGAGTgtcattttctatttgttttcgaCTGCGtcgtaaaaaaaattgaccaaGTGATGTCTCCTAACTGGAAAAactaatatttcattttttaacagtGAGCATCATATTGCATCTTCTTAACTTCAGTTTAATTGTTTCTCAGTGGcggggaatatttttttacacgaCGCCGTACCTTTGACGTAAGCCCCCATGGCCTCCGGCGTGTCCCTGTCAGGGTCAATAGTGATGAGGATGGGTGTCAGCTTGGGCAGAGACTTTATTTTAtctggattaaaaaacaaagaaagcaagtggttGCATCAGAACCGCCTGAAACTGAACGGTGGCCACAACAAAACCAGGGTCAGGGCGAGTTTTTCTGTCAAAggttatttacttatttatattttgattttaccAATTTCATCCACCACCTCTATCATCTTCTCCAGCTCGTCGGGGCAGATGTCAGGACAGTGCGTGAAGCCGAAGTAGATTAGCACCCACTGGCCCAGGAAGTCGTTGCTGCTCACCGACTTTCCGTTGTGGTCCACCAGCGAAAATGGTCCGCCCAGCGCCGGGCGCCCCAACGACTTGTTGCGCTCTTTTTCCATTACTGTGAAACATCACGTTGTGTCAGCAAGGTCGTAAGTCAAAGTATGGGTAAATGTGTAGCTTACGTTCTTCTTTTTCGCTCTTTAAGTACTTCATTCCGCCAAGCAGAGCTCCACCCATGGCGAAGGTTACTGCTAAAGATTTCCATGTGACGGGCTTTACGGGAAACATTTGTACCATTAGTTCAACATTTACAGGCTACTATTTCAAACGTTTAAACAAATTTTTCCAATGAACCAATGAACTCACCCCAGACTTCTTGGATTTGTCCCGTGATGAAGGCTTTGGAGGAAGCGTGGAAAATCGCTTGGCGCTTTGGGGATGTTGACATCGTGTTGCTAGGCAGCGGTTGCAAAGCttcacctgtcaatcaaatgatGAATGCATGAGCATGATGGATTATCTGACATGGTCACctatcaaacaaaatatttgcaaattaataaattattcatttgattATTAAGTTATACATCTTGAGCTATTTCCGCAGTTCTCGACATTGTGCCGTCAGCATGAGCACAGTAAAAGATATTTATTTCCAGAAATGGCACTCTGACGGCGACAATCAGGAGCAGATCACGTACTtggagttagggttttaaattgaCACTTTTCTGAACGGAGTTTGGTattgaaatgtaaaatgacCTACTCGGCAGCAAACGCTTGACGGCAGCGATGACAACGTGCGCATCGCTGCGATGTCTCTCCATACGAGGCGGTGGATAAATGTGACGCTTTGGACGACACTCACGTCACCGCCAAACTGCCTGCAGCCCAGACGGCGAACCAAAACACTTAACgacatattcaattgaatctCCAAGTTTACAAAATTTGACTTCAGATAAGCCGGAACTCGACCTTTAACGTAGTTGCTCTCAGATCAGCTCATATGTGAGACACAGGTCAGAATGGACGCGATGGCGGATCTCAGATCAGCGTGTTTAAAGCGGAACTAGCGGAAGACGTGTCTTCTTCGTCACAGTGATACGTTTAAGAATCTTCAACGCCCTCTAGCGGACATAAAATTAAACAGGTGGCAAATTTGTTAACATTGAGTACAACACccttgaaatgttttatgtaaaaaaagacaaaattagatttacttaaatgtttatacaatatttattttgatagcAAATCTCTGCAAAAATAGCTtcccttttaaattgaatAATGCTTGTACTGAGAACAACCAAACTGGACAATTACAGTAACAAACTATTTGTATCTTATTGATTCTCACAAATAGttttaataaaattaaacaagATGAAATTACAGATGATCAAAACAACATACATTGATTCATCAAACTGTTATTACGCCATAGTTTTCTCACAAATAGttttaataaaattaaataacatgAAATTACACATCATCAAAACAACATTCATTGAGTCATCAAAGTGTTATTGTTCCATAGTTTTCAGTCATATTGCAAATGAAATgtccttttgttgttattAAAGTGCAGTTTTGCAGTGCGCCGGCCAGTTAGCACGCAGCTCTTCGTGGATGTGGAAGTAAAACCAGCACGCAAATGGAAAAAGAGTGACAAGGACGGCGGCCGACACTCTGAGCTTACCCACTGCCGACCTGGAGGACCACAAAACGTGGATGTAAGTCAATCAAACTTCTTTATATtgtaataaaaatgcattgtgTTGATGTCAACTGCACCTTCCGGAGTGACGACACAGCATTAGCCACAAAACTGTCAATACCACAccaccaaattctctttaaaaaaaataaaaggatgtGAGTGTTATTTATACGCTCACTTGAAAAACGTAGTTCTGGGGGGGGTCCATTGCATCCACTTGACCTACctggcctcctcttcctggaaGACGCCTGTCGTGTTCTGGCCGTTAAGTTTCCATCCGATGATCAGGAGCATCCCGGTGCACAGCATCATATGCAAGTCAGCCACACGTCTCCAAGCTAAAATCTCTGCAAAAACAGCACAGATCATGTTGAACGAGTTGTGATGTAATAAGAGCGGACATTTAGTCGTATTTTGCCATTCATAACTTTGCCTACAGAAAATGCTGACTGTGGCTAATTCTAGTAAGTCCTGTGTACAGTACTCAACTCTACCTCTTCTTACGCACTGTGTATTCCTGCAAGAacaaataatataatttaCATTTGTAGGTTCCTAATGCAGTTCATTTCATTTAGTTGACGAGGCAGAAATGCCACATCCAAGATGGTGGCAACATTGACGTATCCACGAACGAGCCAATCACGATAGGCTGCGTACCCGTCACGTGGGGTTTGAGCCCAA
It encodes the following:
- the LOC119126007 gene encoding protein SCO1 homolog, mitochondrial — its product is MSLSVLVRRLGCRQFGGDVSVVQSVTFIHRLVWRDIAAMRTLSSLPSSVCCRVKLCNRCLATRCQHPQSAKRFSTLPPKPSSRDKSKKSGPVTWKSLAVTFAMGGALLGGMKYLKSEKEELMEKERNKSLGRPALGGPFSLVDHNGKSVSSNDFLGQWVLIYFGFTHCPDICPDELEKMIEVVDEIDKIKSLPKLTPILITIDPDRDTPEAMGAYVKEFSPKLIGLTGTTAEVEQVSRAYRVYYSQGPKDEDNDYIVDHTIIMYLVGPDGLFVDYFGQNKRNVEISNTIAAHMRKYKKDK
- the tmem220 gene encoding transmembrane protein 220 isoform X1 — its product is MDGSEKANYSQIPTGDSAGTLEKGRVDVSCGRRETRMALQVNAYTATTWMLVIWRACNGMMSLFFGLATFVQINDPDAALWMFGYGVPSILCALIGLKPHVTEILAWRRVADLHMMLCTGMLLIIGWKLNGQNTTGVFQEEEAREFGGVVLTVLWLMLCRHSGRSAVGKLRVSAAVLVTLFPFACWFYFHIHEELRANWPAHCKTAL
- the tmem220 gene encoding transmembrane protein 220 isoform X2, which gives rise to MDGSEKANYSQIPTGDSAGTLEKGRVDVSCGRRETRMALQVNAYTATTWMLVIWRACNGMMSLFFGLATFVQINDPDAALWMFGYGVPSILCALIGLKPHVTEILAWRRVADLHMMLCTGMLLIIGWKLNGQNTTGVFQEEEARSAVGKLRVSAAVLVTLFPFACWFYFHIHEELRANWPAHCKTAL